The [Limnothrix rosea] IAM M-220 genome contains the following window.
TGGTGCTGTAGCGAAGCGTGAACAAAGTAAACAGTTTACACAATGATTTATGCTGAACAGGCATATATTGTTGTGCCGCATCTATGGCGTATTGGCTATTCCAAGCAAATCCTAAATATCATCGTATTTTTGAGGCGATTCGTGACCTCGACGCAATGCCCTGGCTAGTGACCCGCTATCGTCAGCAAATGCAGCCCGGTGATGGCGTATTAGTGTGGGTTGCTGGAGAGCAAGCCGGAGTCTATGGCATTGCCACCATTACAACCCTGCCAGAAATTCTCGCGCCAGCAGAGATTGCTGATCTCGACTATTGGACTGATCCATCCCGCATTCGCACCACTAAAGCACGAACCAATATTCAGTTTTTCCGTAAACTTCTCGGTCAGCCCCTCCGCAAGCATGAACTCCGATTTGATCAAACCCTGCGTAATTTAGAAGTGATTCATACACCTAGTCGCACAAATTTTAAAATTACCCCGGAACAATGGCAGCGTGTCCACCAACTGAAAGGCTAAATTTAAATAAAATTGAGGCGATCGCCACCTTTTCCCAAGAAAATCTTGCCTTGACCACAATCCTGTGCCATCCCTTCGTTAAAATAAGCACACGCATTCGGTTCTAGAGACCAACACAATCTCATATCACCTATGACCAGCCTCCAAACCAAATCACCACCAGAACAACCTGATCCCAAGGAAGAACTGCCCGATGAAGTCGAAATGTCCTTTTTCGACCACCTCGAAGAACTGCGCATGCGAATTTTTTATGGACTCATTTCAGTAGTTGTCGGCTGGATTACGTGCTTTTTCTTTGTAAAACCCATTGTGCAAGTTCTGGAAGCCCCAGCCGTTGGTGTCAAATTTATTCAAGTGGCTCCGGGGGAATTTTTCTTCCTTTCCTTTAAAGTTGCAGGCTATACAGGAGCATTACTCGCCAGTCCCTTCATTTTGTTCCAGGTCATTATGTTTGTGCTGCCTGGCCTCACTCGAAAAGAACAACGCCTATTAGCACCAGTCGTGTTAGGGTCTGGCATCTTATTTTTTGCCGGTTTAGCCTTCTCCTACATTGCCCTAATTCCCGCAGCACTTAATTTCTTCATTACCTATGGCGCAGATGTAGTGGAGGCGGCCTGGTCAATTGAACGTTATTTTGAGCTGATTTTAGGACTCATGTTTTTTACAGGTTTAGCCTTTCAGGTACCCGTTGTCCAAATGATTTTGGCGTGGCTCGGTATTGTGTCCTCAAAGATGATGCTCAAGGGTTGGCGCGTGGTTATTTTGGCCTCCGTTGTTCTCGGAGCAATCATTACACCTTCCACCGATCCCCTAACCCAATCCCTATTAGCTGGGGCAATGTTGGGTCTATATTTTGGTGGGATTGGCGTTGTGAAATTATCCGGCCGCTAAAACCGGACAGAGTTGACGGTTAATGGCACTGAGTAGGTCGAGGCGACTAAAGGGTTTTTGGAGATAGTTGTTGTGGCTGAGATCTTTAATGGGGCTGGGTGTTGTTGTCTGCGCTTCTGAGCTGATGCAAATAAAGGGGGTTCTTTCTGTATTGGGGTCATGGCGCAGGATATCAAGGACGCGATCGCCCCCTAAACGAGGCATTCTCAAATCACAGATAACAATGTCAGGATATTCCGTCATCGCTAAATCAACGCCAATGCTGCCATCCTCTGCCATGACAACCTCATAGCCTTCCGTCATCAACATAATCAGTAGGCTTTGACGCAAAGAATCTTCGTCTTCAATGAGTAAGATTTTTGACTTCATAGTTCATAAACTCCAATAAAATCACAAAAGTGATTGATTTAGACGAGGTAGAAAAGGTCATCTGCTGTCTGGTTGGGGATATCGCTATTTTTCATAAAAAACATCCGATTTTAGGTCTTCTATGCTTCTATGAAATCTTAAATTTCTATTGGATTTAAGTTATATCGTGATATCTCTATAGTTTTAGGTTGATTGACGCTATCTATCATCGTTTGACAAGTTTTTGTTATCTATTTGTTTAAATAATTAGATAGTAATCTTGTCAGATGTAGCTTCATGGTAGAGGTGTTTTAACTATAGAAAATATAGCCTAATGAACTTTTAATGTTTATGATCAAAAACTATATGTTTGAAAGTTTTAAAATGTTGATTAAAGCTGCTGAATGGTTATAACTGTATAGGCTTCTTCATATTATGTAAGTTGATTATTTACTTTAATGATTGAAGTCTTACTTTAATAAGTTGTGTTTTTGTTTTGATGAGTCTGGACTCTTTTTTATGGCTGTGCTTGGAAGTTTATCGTGCAAGCAAAAAAATGAATGTAGCATGTTTAAAGGCGATCGCCCCATTTAGCCTTGATGCAGTGGGCTTAAGGTCTTAGTTTTTCGACCCATTAGTAACTGTTGATCAAGATAGACACGCAAGTATTTTCTCTGATTAGACCCTGTCGGGATTGAGGATGTTAAATCCCTGCTAATCTTGCCGACTACAGAGCAGTGATCCTGACTCCTTTTGCTGTGGCTGGGGGATGGAGCCTAAAAATCCCCTAATGCTGTCACTATAGTAATTTTGGTTGAGTTTGTGACTTTAGTATTGATGGCGATCGCCTTCCGCTGACGGTTGGTTAACGGCCAAGAAATATGGAGGCTATCCATTTGTTCTGCCTGTGTGGATGGCTGGTATTTGTATTGCTGTGGTGAATATTTTTGTCGGTTTCGACTTAATTAATGTTTAATCATTTGTGTTAGAGCTTGGCTGTATTGATGTCCGGCAATAATCGTCATATTAACTGGGTAAAACACACTAAGCTCTGTGACTTATGGGTTTTTAAATGCTCCTAGGTCTAAATCACTATGATTTTGTAAAAAATTTAAGAGTTGAATATTAATTTTCTCAACGCCACCGTTAACATTTGATTCGACATTTAAGGGCATGACTGGATCATGGAGGGATAGGCGGAGTAAAAACCAACCATTTTGTTCTGGTGATTGGCAAGAGACACGAATACCTTCGTGATTTTTTGGGACAATTTGCCAATTCTCTTGTTGTTCTGCGAATATTTTTAATTGCTCAATAACTTGTAAGCCATAGGTTTTAAAGTCTGGGTCGGTAATCTTAAAGCGAAACTCTTTGCTTTCTGCTGGTTCTTGAAGATTTGTAATTAAATCGGTAATTGTTTTGCCTTGTTCTTGAAGTTTTGCGACTTCTACTAATAGCTTTGTGATGAGATATGCACCGTCATCGAGGAAGTGGTTTTCTTTCATTGCGCCATGGCCGGAGGTTTCGATGGCCAACCAGGATTCTTCTCCGGCTTGATTGAGGGCGATCGCCTGATTGATCACATTTTTATAGCCCCGTCGATATCGATAATGTCGGCCGCCCAGTTCTTGTTCGATAAATGTGGTCAAACCATCGGAGGTAATGGAGTCCGTCACAATGGTCGAGCCGGGATGAGCCTTTTGGACAATGACAGACATTAGGGCAATTAAACGATTGCGGTTAAGGGCTTTGCCGGCGCTATCCACAGCTGCACCGCGATCAACATCGGTGTCGAAGATAATGCCAAAATCTGCGTCATTGGCCACCACTGCTTCAGAAATTGCCGCCATTGCTGCTTTATTTTCGGGGTTGGGAATATGGTTTGGAAACAGGCCATCCGGGTCGAGAAATTGGCTGCCCCTTGTATCTGCTCCTAGGGGTTGTAAAACTCGGTCTACGTAAAAACCACCAGAACCGTTACCTGCATCCACAACAATTTTTAATCCTTGTAATGGCTGCTCAAAATTATGCTGGGAATTGACCCCTTCTCGAATTTTGGTCACTAATTGCCCGGCATAAACGGCCATTAAGTCCCGCTGGGTGACTTGGCCAGCAGGGGCGATCGCCTCAAACTGATTTACCGTCGCCAGCTCAAGAATAGCTTGAATATCTGGCTGATCTAAGCCGCCTTTTTTGGTGAAAAATTTCAGGCCATTACGGTTAAACGGCAGATGACTAGCTGTGAGCATAATTGCACCATCACAATCGAATCCTTCAGTAATGGTGCTCATAAACATGGCGGGCGTGGAGGCGATCGCCACATCATAGACCGCTATCCCCAGGGACGTTAAACCCGTTGTAACCGCCTCACTTAAAGCCGGTCCCGATAACCGACTGTCCCGGCCAACTGCCACCCTTAAAGTCGTACTTGATTTCTCTAGGTACTGAGCTAACCAAGTCCCAAAAGCTTTGCCCAAAATGGTGACCCGCCCACCAGTCAGATTGACCGCTTCACCCGCAACACCCTCTAGGGCAACACCACGAATATCAGAGCCATTTTGAAGTTGTGTCCAGTTAAAATCAGTCATCGGCAGTTTAATAACAAAATCTTTCTAAGGGTAGAGATGAACAAATTTAATGTGCCACCACCCACGCCATTAATCAGTTGCCGCGAAAGACCCCCGCTTTCAGCAGTGGGATGGATAGCAGGTGAAGTGATAGCGAACAATCTTAGTCGGGACGCTCTTGAGACTGCACGTAAGCTTTCAGCTCTTCAACGGTAACATCGCCACAGGATGCAGCGAAACAAGCACCTGTTTGAAATACACGCTTACCCCAATAGAACATCTTAAAGCTACTGGGGTAAGAATATCCGCCATATCTGTAGTCTGTAATAAAACCTCTAGCTTTCATAAATCAAAGGAGAAAAGCTATACGACCAAGACAGCAGGCGGTTATAAACGAGAATGAGCTAAAGACATTTCTAACGACTTCAGACGGTTAAGAAATACAGTCCCCTCTGTTTCTCAAGCAAGGCGCTAACGAGATAGCACGGTTACAGCGGGTTTGAAGCCTAAAGGGGCAAGGTTCTAACAACT
Protein-coding sequences here:
- a CDS encoding phosphomannomutase/phosphoglucomutase — its product is MTDFNWTQLQNGSDIRGVALEGVAGEAVNLTGGRVTILGKAFGTWLAQYLEKSSTTLRVAVGRDSRLSGPALSEAVTTGLTSLGIAVYDVAIASTPAMFMSTITEGFDCDGAIMLTASHLPFNRNGLKFFTKKGGLDQPDIQAILELATVNQFEAIAPAGQVTQRDLMAVYAGQLVTKIREGVNSQHNFEQPLQGLKIVVDAGNGSGGFYVDRVLQPLGADTRGSQFLDPDGLFPNHIPNPENKAAMAAISEAVVANDADFGIIFDTDVDRGAAVDSAGKALNRNRLIALMSVIVQKAHPGSTIVTDSITSDGLTTFIEQELGGRHYRYRRGYKNVINQAIALNQAGEESWLAIETSGHGAMKENHFLDDGAYLITKLLVEVAKLQEQGKTITDLITNLQEPAESKEFRFKITDPDFKTYGLQVIEQLKIFAEQQENWQIVPKNHEGIRVSCQSPEQNGWFLLRLSLHDPVMPLNVESNVNGGVEKINIQLLNFLQNHSDLDLGAFKNP
- a CDS encoding response regulator produces the protein MKSKILLIEDEDSLRQSLLIMLMTEGYEVVMAEDGSIGVDLAMTEYPDIVICDLRMPRLGGDRVLDILRHDPNTERTPFICISSEAQTTTPSPIKDLSHNNYLQKPFSRLDLLSAINRQLCPVLAAG
- a CDS encoding EVE domain-containing protein — its product is MAYWLFQANPKYHRIFEAIRDLDAMPWLVTRYRQQMQPGDGVLVWVAGEQAGVYGIATITTLPEILAPAEIADLDYWTDPSRIRTTKARTNIQFFRKLLGQPLRKHELRFDQTLRNLEVIHTPSRTNFKITPEQWQRVHQLKG
- the tatC gene encoding twin-arginine translocase subunit TatC, which codes for MTSLQTKSPPEQPDPKEELPDEVEMSFFDHLEELRMRIFYGLISVVVGWITCFFFVKPIVQVLEAPAVGVKFIQVAPGEFFFLSFKVAGYTGALLASPFILFQVIMFVLPGLTRKEQRLLAPVVLGSGILFFAGLAFSYIALIPAALNFFITYGADVVEAAWSIERYFELILGLMFFTGLAFQVPVVQMILAWLGIVSSKMMLKGWRVVILASVVLGAIITPSTDPLTQSLLAGAMLGLYFGGIGVVKLSGR